A genome region from Labilibaculum antarcticum includes the following:
- a CDS encoding sulfurtransferase TusA family protein, which translates to MTQEELLTVNADTCVDARGTSCPGPLLAAKKAIGTIDKGQIMEILSADEGTRNDIPKWCNKKGFECLGTLEESGFYKIYLKK; encoded by the coding sequence GAAGAATTATTGACAGTAAACGCAGACACATGTGTTGATGCGCGTGGAACTTCATGCCCAGGACCATTATTGGCTGCTAAAAAAGCAATTGGAACTATTGATAAAGGTCAAATTATGGAAATTCTTTCAGCTGATGAAGGAACAAGAAATGATATTCCAAAATGGTGTAACAAAAAAGGATTCGAATGTTTAGGTACTCTTGAAGAATCTGGGTTTTATAAAATTTATTTAAAAAAATAA
- a CDS encoding hydrogenase iron-sulfur subunit, giving the protein MGAGKVNKSPKVLVFSTEKISDPAIDMAGLLKLHYPPTVYTITVPCSSAIKSKWILHALEHGFDGVFIAADGTDCPYGESCVDKTGQLVGATQEILKQKGMDPARLKMAAICSVCSEPFVKHVKSFTKYLMNSSN; this is encoded by the coding sequence ATGGGAGCGGGAAAAGTAAATAAAAGCCCAAAGGTTCTGGTTTTTTCAACTGAGAAAATCTCTGATCCAGCTATTGATATGGCGGGTTTATTGAAGTTACATTATCCGCCTACTGTCTATACCATTACAGTACCATGTTCAAGTGCAATTAAATCCAAATGGATTTTACATGCGCTTGAACATGGCTTTGATGGTGTATTTATAGCTGCTGATGGAACCGACTGTCCTTATGGTGAGTCTTGTGTCGATAAAACCGGCCAGCTTGTAGGTGCAACACAAGAAATTTTAAAGCAAAAAGGGATGGATCCTGCGCGTTTGAAAATGGCAGCTATTTGTTCTGTGTGTAGTGAACCATTCGTAAAACATGTAAAGAGTTTTACTAAGTATTTAATGAATTCTTCAAACTAA
- a CDS encoding CoB--CoM heterodisulfide reductase iron-sulfur subunit A family protein, which yields MSEKKILEYDVLVVGGGISGGEAALNLANLNYKVLVVEKDLSLGGKMIALSKVFPTLDCAACITTPKVSEISRHPNITIMFSAEAKKIDKLGDHNFEAHVHQKPRFVNIDDCTACQLCEQACPVSVIDEYQQGLVGRKAAFIPFSIASPRAAAIDIINCTLCGACERVCPTGCIDFTQTDKDYTVKAKAVVLATGFNLFDPVKIPRYGYGKYKNVITSMQMERQLAPTRPFNAILRPGDGKMPDNIAYVLCTGSRDKSVGNPICSQVCCMYSIKQGQLLMGSLPMADVTIYYLHIRAFGKGFNEFYEQARDMGVEFIKGKIGDIKEKENGNLILRYEDVEEGKVKEAEHDMVVLSVGVMSNSEISDSFQGESLRLDDYGFINQDDILASPAETNIDGVFVAGTATGPMDIPDSILSAGAASAETTSYLRRASL from the coding sequence ATGTCGGAAAAGAAAATATTAGAATATGATGTACTTGTTGTAGGCGGTGGTATTTCTGGCGGAGAAGCAGCTCTCAATTTGGCCAATCTTAATTATAAGGTTTTGGTGGTTGAGAAAGACTTATCTCTGGGTGGAAAAATGATTGCGCTTAGCAAGGTATTCCCAACTCTGGATTGTGCGGCTTGTATAACTACACCAAAAGTATCCGAAATATCAAGGCATCCGAACATTACAATCATGTTTAGTGCTGAAGCTAAGAAGATTGATAAATTGGGGGATCACAATTTTGAAGCTCATGTACATCAAAAACCAAGATTTGTAAATATTGATGATTGTACGGCTTGCCAATTGTGTGAGCAAGCTTGTCCGGTTAGCGTAATAGATGAATATCAACAAGGTTTAGTGGGACGTAAAGCCGCTTTTATTCCATTTAGTATCGCAAGTCCACGTGCAGCAGCTATAGATATCATTAATTGTACCCTTTGTGGAGCATGCGAAAGAGTTTGTCCTACAGGATGTATCGATTTTACACAAACTGATAAAGACTACACAGTAAAAGCTAAAGCTGTAGTGCTGGCTACTGGTTTTAACTTGTTTGATCCAGTTAAAATTCCACGTTACGGTTACGGAAAATATAAAAATGTGATTACTTCCATGCAAATGGAAAGACAACTTGCACCTACCAGACCTTTTAATGCAATTCTGCGACCTGGTGATGGAAAAATGCCGGATAATATCGCCTATGTATTGTGTACCGGATCTCGTGATAAATCTGTAGGAAACCCAATTTGTTCGCAAGTATGTTGTATGTATTCCATAAAGCAAGGACAATTGTTAATGGGATCACTTCCTATGGCAGATGTTACGATATATTACTTACACATTAGAGCATTTGGAAAAGGTTTTAATGAATTCTATGAACAAGCTCGAGACATGGGAGTCGAATTTATTAAAGGAAAAATAGGAGATATCAAGGAAAAGGAGAATGGAAACTTAATTCTTAGGTATGAAGATGTCGAAGAAGGTAAAGTGAAGGAGGCCGAACATGATATGGTAGTCCTTTCAGTAGGCGTGATGTCTAATTCTGAAATTTCTGATTCCTTCCAAGGTGAATCGTTACGATTGGATGATTATGGTTTCATCAATCAAGATGATATTCTAGCCAGTCCTGCTGAAACCAACATTGATGGTGTATTTGTTGCTGGCACTGCTACTGGTCCAATGGATATTCCTGATTCAATATTGTCAGCAGGAGCAGCTTCGGCTGAAACTACAAGTTATTTAAGGAGGGCCTCGTTATGA
- a CDS encoding CoB--CoM heterodisulfide reductase iron-sulfur subunit A family protein, translated as MKKKIGVYVCHCGGNISDYVDVEKVRAEIEKDESVFLAKTTMFACADSNQKDMVTDIAEKQLDGAVVASCSPTLHLLTFSAVAERGGLNKYNYIHANIREQASWAHSDDKLGATEKAIQIVKAAVAKVKRSNALEPFRVAATNAVAVVGAGIAGLRSAIQLAESGAQVYLIEREFFVGGRVAQWDDLFVSNETGKELITRLYDKAMNHKNITLFTGAEIIENSGSVGNISLKVKIAPRHFKLNCNEGNLAKAIEVCPVVVPDKFNFDITTRKAVYHNFPGEYPQLPVIDMEHCTRCGECEKVCESVDFSQVNEFLNIKVGSVLLATGFDPYEPKNDEFGYKTIDNVVTLPQFKRLVHYCDDQLVYKGKEVKNVAYIYCVGSRQANGENKYCSRYCCTAAIHAAITAKKKYKDLYNFHFNRGIRTYGKQEVLYDESSRLGDIYLQSFEDHPPVVSKDRDKTIVTINDILTTDKTLEVEADLVVLVTGMVPRQDNSIGSLLKVPKGRDNFFNEIHMKLRPVETVIDGVTIAGASQGPKNITESVNSALAAATKSFSLIASGELALSPTIAKIDVNNCEWCGKCDDACPFNALAKTDVNGKMVAVVNKSVCKGCGMCTPVCPSNAIDLIGYTDNQIESMIDALVSTD; from the coding sequence ATGAAAAAGAAAATAGGTGTTTACGTATGTCATTGTGGAGGTAATATTTCTGATTACGTGGATGTAGAAAAGGTTCGCGCAGAAATTGAGAAGGACGAAAGTGTTTTTTTAGCCAAAACAACCATGTTTGCTTGTGCTGATTCCAACCAGAAGGATATGGTTACAGATATTGCAGAAAAGCAATTGGATGGCGCCGTTGTAGCTTCATGTTCTCCTACCTTGCACTTACTTACCTTTAGCGCTGTTGCTGAAAGAGGTGGATTGAATAAATACAATTATATTCATGCAAATATCCGGGAGCAAGCCTCTTGGGCACACTCTGATGATAAGCTTGGTGCAACCGAAAAGGCAATTCAGATTGTAAAAGCCGCAGTTGCAAAAGTGAAGAGATCTAATGCCCTCGAACCATTTCGGGTAGCAGCTACTAATGCTGTAGCTGTTGTTGGTGCTGGTATCGCAGGGCTTCGTTCAGCAATTCAATTGGCCGAATCTGGAGCTCAGGTTTATTTAATCGAGCGTGAATTTTTTGTAGGGGGTAGAGTTGCTCAATGGGATGATTTATTTGTGTCAAATGAAACGGGTAAGGAGTTAATTACCCGTCTTTACGACAAAGCAATGAATCACAAAAATATCACATTATTTACCGGAGCTGAAATTATTGAGAACAGCGGTAGTGTCGGAAATATCTCACTGAAGGTGAAAATTGCTCCTCGTCATTTCAAATTGAATTGCAATGAGGGTAATTTAGCGAAAGCCATTGAAGTTTGTCCTGTAGTTGTTCCTGATAAATTTAACTTTGATATTACCACACGCAAGGCTGTGTACCATAATTTTCCAGGTGAGTATCCACAACTACCGGTAATCGACATGGAGCATTGTACCCGATGTGGTGAATGTGAAAAAGTTTGTGAAAGTGTTGACTTTAGTCAGGTGAACGAATTTCTCAATATTAAAGTTGGTTCTGTACTTCTTGCAACAGGTTTTGATCCATACGAACCTAAAAATGATGAGTTTGGTTATAAAACCATCGATAATGTAGTTACACTTCCTCAATTTAAACGTTTGGTTCATTATTGCGATGATCAGCTTGTTTACAAAGGAAAAGAGGTGAAAAATGTTGCCTATATCTATTGCGTAGGCAGTCGTCAGGCTAATGGGGAAAATAAATATTGTTCCCGGTATTGCTGTACAGCTGCAATACATGCAGCAATTACTGCTAAAAAGAAATACAAAGATCTGTATAATTTCCATTTTAACCGAGGAATAAGAACCTATGGAAAGCAAGAAGTTTTATATGATGAATCTTCTCGTTTGGGTGATATTTATTTGCAGTCATTCGAAGATCATCCACCGGTTGTGTCCAAGGATAGAGACAAGACTATTGTTACTATTAACGATATTCTGACTACAGACAAAACTTTGGAAGTGGAAGCTGATTTGGTGGTTTTGGTAACCGGAATGGTACCCCGACAAGACAATTCAATTGGCAGCCTTCTGAAGGTTCCTAAGGGTAGGGATAATTTCTTCAATGAAATTCATATGAAGTTGCGACCAGTTGAAACGGTAATTGATGGTGTAACCATAGCTGGCGCATCTCAGGGGCCTAAAAATATTACGGAATCTGTGAATTCTGCTTTAGCTGCCGCTACTAAATCCTTTTCATTAATTGCTTCAGGAGAGCTTGCTCTTTCACCTACTATTGCGAAAATTGATGTTAACAATTGTGAATGGTGTGGTAAATGTGATGATGCATGTCCGTTTAATGCATTAGCCAAAACAGATGTTAATGGTAAGATGGTTGCTGTTGTAAATAAATCTGTTTGTAAGGGATGTGGAATGTGTACGCCTGTTTGTCCATCTAATGCGATTGATTTGATCGGATATACTGACAATCAAATCGAAAGCATGATTGACGCTTTAGTATCAACTGATTAA
- a CDS encoding 4Fe-4S dicluster domain-containing protein has product MARINPKFTTELQSYGAFDTNACYNCGNCTAVCSLSDEDNSFPRKMVRYSVLGLENEIQSSLEPWLCYYCGDCSATCPREAEPGELMMSLRRYLTSRYDWTGLSGMLYKSLSTTIIAFVLLAVGVIWFASSLNFELESLLHYGHYFEMLAIGGVFLFILLPNLIRMWNLIIRKPKVKVTFMDYFKSFSELIVHMFTQKRTLGCDDSQTRWVQHLILVIGYLSLLFTTVFLDWFATDSSFVLILGYAESIVIFSVTFIFMIGRVNKKTQVSKNSHPSDWFFVIWLFLMGLSAFAVRLFIDLDILETNIWMYLIHLTVLVQWAIIIVPFGKWTHFLYRSFAMYFEKLKSFSAS; this is encoded by the coding sequence ATGGCAAGGATAAATCCTAAATTCACAACTGAGTTGCAAAGCTATGGCGCTTTTGATACAAACGCATGTTATAATTGCGGGAATTGTACAGCTGTTTGCTCTTTGTCAGACGAAGACAACTCGTTTCCACGAAAAATGGTGAGATATAGTGTACTTGGTTTGGAAAATGAAATTCAATCTTCTTTAGAGCCTTGGCTGTGCTATTATTGCGGTGATTGCAGTGCAACTTGCCCGCGTGAAGCAGAGCCGGGAGAATTGATGATGTCACTTCGTAGATACCTTACTTCAAGATATGACTGGACAGGTCTTTCAGGAATGCTTTATAAATCACTAAGCACAACCATTATTGCATTTGTTTTGTTAGCTGTAGGAGTGATATGGTTTGCATCAAGCTTAAATTTTGAGCTTGAATCGTTATTGCACTACGGACACTATTTCGAGATGTTGGCAATTGGAGGTGTTTTTCTTTTCATACTGCTACCTAATTTAATTCGGATGTGGAATTTGATAATTCGAAAACCTAAAGTGAAAGTGACATTTATGGATTACTTTAAATCATTTAGCGAACTGATTGTTCATATGTTTACTCAAAAAAGAACATTGGGTTGTGATGATAGTCAGACTCGTTGGGTTCAACACTTAATTCTTGTAATTGGTTATTTATCATTGCTTTTTACAACGGTGTTTTTAGATTGGTTTGCTACTGATAGCAGTTTCGTTCTGATTCTGGGTTATGCCGAAAGTATAGTCATTTTTTCAGTAACATTTATTTTCATGATTGGGCGTGTCAACAAAAAGACGCAAGTGAGTAAAAATTCTCATCCAAGCGACTGGTTTTTTGTGATCTGGTTATTTCTAATGGGATTAAGTGCATTTGCAGTCCGTTTGTTTATCGATTTAGATATTCTGGAAACTAATATTTGGATGTATTTAATTCATTTAACGGTTCTTGTTCAATGGGCCATAATTATTGTGCCTTTCGGAAAATGGACACATTTCTTATATCGTTCGTTTGCCATGTACTTTGAGAAACTAAAAAGTTTTTCGGCGTCCTAA
- a CDS encoding DUF5808 domain-containing protein, with translation MKKKTEQHILDAMSKDLSNWHGPFYCNRKDSRLIVPKYNPMLGWTLNFANPYTYLGVIAIILIILGSQLFL, from the coding sequence ATGAAAAAGAAAACAGAACAACACATTCTTGATGCTATGAGCAAAGACTTGTCCAATTGGCATGGTCCATTTTATTGCAACCGAAAAGATTCACGCTTAATTGTCCCCAAATACAATCCTATGTTGGGGTGGACCTTAAATTTTGCAAATCCTTATACCTATTTGGGTGTAATAGCCATTATTTTAATTATTCTAGGTTCCCAATTGTTCTTATAG
- a CDS encoding tetratricopeptide repeat-containing sensor histidine kinase, whose product MILPRHYFTLLLLFLCCNFVTFAQFDAKKDIELLSKDEIHQRVNDLSDECWRLREINPDSAVLFGEEALQIATRYNLKKELPRIYGFLSVVKLHYQYKTKESLPYLHAALEHSLRQKDSVQLAYSYNNLGDLYLLTGNIPLSLKFSEYSLDIFTKLGNSVGQSYSNVNVGLVYRAKKDYKLALDYFNRAKKILANEKNELGVGSVLLELARTYEEKGDMDVAMVYYQRAYNKSQISMNVRYAAFCLNGMANIFYFQKEYEKAFEFYQNSVKLNKQRNHNFGLIDDYIGIAFVYAQQSKRAEGEACLRESLEIAKSLNLNAKILKVYNSYATFYQILNDFQKATESYNAFLAQNDSIFSIQQFEIINEMQNRFSMRQTLSDTEKELESRKFQEMYMVVIIILMLIIVIVLFWRFYSHRKINRKLARINKTKDKLFSVISHDLKNPFNTLIGFSELLLGEVREGQYENVVEFTNYIHQSSTEGLKLLNNLLDWSRAQIGAIAFNPRSLVINDLFDELNSSFDSEFRKYKVELKFHNSIEEELKADSDILRTILRNLISNAIKYTNEGGLIQLDAIKEKSFVKITVKDDGTGMPKDIQDRLFDVTKTTNSIRGVHDEQGTGLGLSICTELIRIHNGTIRVESEVGNGSTFEIKFPFVR is encoded by the coding sequence ATGATACTACCTCGTCACTATTTTACTCTTCTTCTTCTATTTTTGTGTTGTAATTTCGTCACTTTTGCTCAATTTGATGCGAAAAAAGATATTGAGCTTTTGTCGAAAGATGAGATTCATCAAAGGGTAAACGATTTAAGTGACGAGTGTTGGCGGTTGCGGGAAATAAATCCGGATAGTGCAGTCCTTTTTGGTGAAGAGGCATTACAAATTGCCACCAGATATAATTTAAAGAAAGAACTGCCTCGAATTTATGGATTCCTTAGTGTCGTGAAGTTACATTACCAGTACAAAACAAAAGAATCTCTTCCATACTTGCATGCAGCCCTCGAACATAGTCTTAGACAAAAAGATTCTGTGCAATTAGCCTATTCCTATAATAATTTGGGCGATTTGTATTTATTAACTGGAAATATTCCTTTGTCTTTAAAGTTTTCGGAATATTCTCTGGATATATTTACAAAGCTGGGTAATTCGGTAGGTCAATCTTATTCCAATGTAAATGTGGGTTTGGTATATCGTGCAAAAAAGGATTATAAGCTTGCCCTGGACTATTTTAATAGGGCAAAGAAGATTCTTGCTAACGAAAAAAATGAGTTAGGAGTTGGTTCTGTCCTGCTTGAACTGGCACGCACTTATGAGGAAAAAGGTGACATGGATGTTGCCATGGTTTACTACCAGAGAGCCTATAATAAAAGTCAGATATCAATGAATGTGAGATACGCTGCATTTTGTTTAAATGGAATGGCTAATATTTTTTATTTTCAAAAAGAGTATGAAAAGGCATTTGAATTCTACCAAAATTCAGTCAAGCTAAATAAACAACGCAATCACAATTTTGGACTTATTGATGACTACATTGGAATCGCTTTTGTGTATGCTCAACAGAGTAAGCGGGCAGAAGGAGAAGCCTGTCTTCGGGAAAGTCTTGAAATTGCCAAGAGCCTCAATTTGAATGCTAAAATATTAAAAGTCTACAATTCTTATGCGACTTTCTATCAGATTCTAAATGATTTTCAGAAGGCAACGGAGAGTTATAACGCTTTTTTGGCTCAAAATGATTCTATTTTTTCGATTCAGCAATTCGAGATCATTAATGAAATGCAGAACCGATTCTCTATGCGGCAAACATTGTCTGATACAGAAAAGGAGTTGGAATCTCGTAAATTTCAAGAAATGTACATGGTAGTGATTATCATTTTGATGTTGATCATTGTGATAGTGCTTTTTTGGCGTTTTTATTCACATCGTAAAATAAATCGTAAGCTGGCAAGAATTAATAAAACCAAGGATAAATTGTTCTCGGTAATTTCGCACGATTTAAAGAATCCTTTTAATACTTTAATTGGTTTTAGTGAATTATTATTAGGTGAAGTTAGAGAAGGACAGTATGAAAATGTTGTGGAATTTACCAATTATATTCATCAATCATCAACAGAAGGGTTAAAGTTGCTTAATAATCTATTGGATTGGTCTCGTGCTCAAATTGGAGCCATCGCATTTAATCCAAGATCATTAGTCATTAATGATTTATTTGATGAGTTAAACAGCAGTTTTGATTCAGAGTTTAGAAAGTATAAGGTGGAACTCAAATTTCATAATTCCATTGAAGAGGAGTTGAAGGCAGATTCTGATATTCTTCGCACCATTTTAAGAAATTTAATTTCTAATGCCATTAAATATACCAATGAAGGTGGTTTAATTCAATTGGATGCGATAAAAGAGAAATCTTTTGTGAAAATAACAGTGAAAGATGATGGAACTGGGATGCCAAAAGATATTCAGGATCGGCTATTTGATGTGACTAAGACAACAAATAGCATTAGAGGTGTACACGATGAACAAGGAACAGGATTAGGTTTAAGTATTTGTACTGAATTAATCCGTATTCACAATGGCACCATTCGCGTAGAAAGTGAAGTGGGAAATGGAAGTACATTTGAAATAAAGTTTCCTTTTGTGCGATAA
- a CDS encoding amidase, which produces MKRRQFISLSALGASTITAFGLHSCQNETSSETKKLNLEDYNTFLFNEKSISELQEMMGNGELNSEELIISYLDRIEKIDKNGPAINAVIEKNPDALAIARTLDEERKAGKLRGSLHGIPIMLKDNFDTADKMMTTAGSLAMKGNFAEKDAFVVQQLRNAGAIILAKTNLSEWANFRSTRSSSGWSGRGGQTHNPYVIDRSPCGSSSGSGVAVAANLCVAALGTETDGSIVCPSGHNGVVGIKPSVGLVSRSGIIPIAHSQDTAGPIARSVKDAALLLTAMCGRDDKDPITMNENNTGLNYAKNLSKDALNGARIGVVRQLFGFHTAVDKLMEQAIADLKNAGAILVYVELENLHQYGNEEFEVLLYEFKHNLNKYLNECRFPIVKNLDDIIKFNEQYKHLEMPWFDQEIMEMANKKGDLSEKKYLEALAKCKELSGKKGIDATLKKNKVDVLIAPTNGPAWNIDLINGDHYGGGSSEPAAVSGYPNITVPAGFVHSLPVGISFFAEAFSEQKLIQYAYAYEQATKHRKAPEFYSTIMQ; this is translated from the coding sequence ATGAAACGTCGCCAATTTATCTCCTTATCTGCTCTTGGAGCAAGTACAATTACAGCATTTGGATTGCATTCTTGTCAAAACGAAACATCTTCGGAAACAAAAAAACTAAACCTAGAAGATTATAACACATTCCTTTTTAATGAGAAAAGTATTTCTGAATTACAGGAAATGATGGGAAATGGCGAATTAAATTCGGAGGAATTGATTATATCATATCTTGACCGAATTGAAAAAATTGATAAAAATGGTCCGGCGATTAATGCTGTTATAGAAAAAAATCCTGACGCCTTAGCCATTGCGAGAACTCTGGATGAGGAACGGAAGGCTGGTAAACTGAGAGGTTCTTTGCATGGCATTCCTATCATGCTAAAAGATAATTTTGACACTGCAGATAAAATGATGACAACTGCCGGATCATTAGCTATGAAAGGTAATTTTGCCGAAAAAGATGCTTTTGTTGTTCAACAATTAAGAAATGCAGGAGCAATTATTCTGGCTAAAACCAATTTAAGCGAGTGGGCAAATTTCAGAAGCACACGTTCGTCGAGCGGATGGAGTGGCCGCGGTGGACAAACTCATAATCCATATGTAATTGATCGCTCTCCTTGTGGTTCCAGTTCGGGTTCTGGTGTGGCCGTAGCTGCAAATTTATGTGTTGCAGCATTAGGTACCGAAACTGATGGATCAATTGTTTGCCCTTCGGGACACAATGGTGTGGTTGGGATTAAACCAAGTGTGGGCTTAGTCAGCAGATCTGGGATTATACCTATTGCCCATTCTCAGGACACTGCCGGTCCTATTGCCAGAAGTGTTAAAGATGCGGCACTACTTCTTACTGCGATGTGTGGCAGAGATGATAAGGATCCGATTACAATGAACGAAAACAATACAGGTCTTAATTATGCCAAGAATCTTTCAAAAGATGCCTTAAATGGAGCTAGAATTGGTGTAGTTCGCCAACTATTTGGATTTCATACAGCAGTCGACAAATTAATGGAACAAGCAATTGCAGACCTAAAAAATGCAGGTGCAATTCTTGTTTATGTTGAATTAGAAAACCTACATCAATATGGGAATGAGGAATTTGAAGTTCTTCTATACGAATTCAAACATAATTTGAATAAATATCTAAATGAATGCAGATTCCCAATTGTTAAAAATCTGGACGACATTATTAAATTTAATGAGCAATACAAACATCTTGAAATGCCATGGTTTGATCAGGAAATTATGGAGATGGCCAATAAAAAGGGAGATTTATCTGAAAAAAAATATCTGGAAGCCTTAGCCAAATGTAAAGAACTGTCAGGAAAAAAAGGAATTGATGCTACACTGAAGAAAAACAAAGTAGATGTACTAATTGCTCCGACAAATGGCCCTGCCTGGAATATTGATTTAATTAATGGGGACCATTATGGTGGAGGAAGCAGCGAACCTGCAGCTGTTTCAGGATATCCTAACATTACGGTTCCTGCAGGTTTTGTTCATAGTTTGCCAGTGGGAATCTCTTTCTTTGCCGAAGCATTCTCAGAACAAAAATTGATTCAATACGCCTACGCTTACGAGCAAGCCACCAAGCACAGAAAAGCGCCTGAATTTTATTCCACAATCATGCAATAA
- a CDS encoding AMP-binding protein: MKQYKSLTFPALFTETVEKFGNCNAMALVGQTPFTYNEVYSNIQALIVFFEKLGVKPGDKIALLSTNMPNWGMAYYATTFMGAVVVPMLPDFSEYEIENILRHSEAKLVFVSKGLLPKIKNLDVDTLHHKLAIEDFSLISSNKNEINFDSSLTPECRYEVNEEDMAAIIYTSGTTGSSKGVMLSHKNICSNAIASKTIHPIDETDRFLSILPLSHTYENTLGYVIPMIAGACIYYLGKAPVPSLLISAFKDVKPTIMFSVPLIIEKIYRSKILPSINGKAVTRYLYKIPFFRKKLNAIAGKKLMETFGGKLTFFGIGGAKLNSQVELFLREAKFPYAIGYGLTETAPLIAGSGPAITKFKSTGPALVGVELKINNPDPITQIGEVWAKGDNVMMGYYKEPEKTKEVLTEDGWFKTGDLAKMDKDNYLYIEGRLKNMIVGASGENIYPEEIESVINNFKHVVESVVIEQKGKLVAMVHFNYEELEQQYHNVKKEMGNYVDLTVDELMQELQVYVNSRVNKFSQVQLIVAHVDPFQKTATHKIKRFLYY; this comes from the coding sequence ATGAAACAGTATAAAAGTTTAACATTTCCTGCGCTTTTTACAGAAACAGTAGAGAAATTCGGCAACTGTAACGCAATGGCCCTTGTGGGGCAAACTCCTTTTACTTATAACGAGGTATATTCTAATATTCAAGCCTTGATTGTATTTTTTGAAAAATTAGGAGTAAAACCTGGTGATAAAATTGCTCTTTTGAGTACAAATATGCCTAATTGGGGTATGGCCTACTATGCAACCACTTTTATGGGAGCAGTAGTTGTACCTATGCTACCCGATTTTAGTGAATATGAGATTGAAAACATATTGAGGCATTCAGAAGCAAAACTAGTTTTTGTTTCAAAAGGATTGTTGCCAAAAATAAAAAATCTTGATGTTGATACTTTGCATCACAAGCTTGCAATTGAGGATTTCAGTCTGATTTCTTCGAATAAGAATGAAATTAATTTTGATTCTTCACTAACACCTGAGTGCAGGTATGAAGTGAACGAGGAAGATATGGCGGCAATTATTTACACCTCCGGAACTACAGGAAGTTCAAAAGGTGTAATGTTGTCACATAAAAATATTTGCTCTAATGCGATTGCATCAAAAACGATTCATCCTATAGATGAAACGGATCGTTTTCTTTCCATATTACCATTATCTCATACTTATGAGAATACTTTGGGCTATGTGATACCTATGATTGCTGGTGCTTGTATTTATTATTTGGGTAAAGCTCCGGTTCCTTCATTGTTGATTTCTGCATTTAAGGACGTGAAACCAACCATTATGTTTTCGGTTCCTTTGATTATCGAAAAGATTTATAGGAGTAAGATTTTGCCATCAATAAATGGTAAGGCTGTTACCAGATATTTATATAAGATTCCTTTTTTCCGCAAAAAACTAAATGCCATAGCAGGAAAGAAATTGATGGAAACCTTTGGAGGTAAATTAACCTTTTTTGGTATTGGTGGTGCGAAATTGAATTCGCAAGTTGAGCTTTTTTTACGTGAAGCAAAATTTCCATATGCCATTGGTTACGGATTAACCGAAACAGCACCATTAATTGCTGGAAGCGGTCCGGCAATTACTAAATTTAAATCGACAGGCCCTGCTTTAGTCGGAGTTGAGCTGAAAATCAATAATCCTGATCCTATTACTCAAATTGGTGAAGTTTGGGCAAAAGGGGATAATGTAATGATGGGTTATTATAAAGAACCTGAGAAAACCAAAGAGGTGCTTACAGAGGATGGTTGGTTTAAAACCGGAGATCTCGCAAAAATGGATAAGGACAATTACTTATACATTGAAGGTCGTTTAAAAAATATGATCGTAGGAGCAAGTGGTGAAAATATTTATCCGGAAGAAATTGAATCGGTAATCAATAACTTTAAGCATGTAGTCGAATCTGTAGTTATTGAACAGAAAGGCAAATTAGTCGCAATGGTTCATTTTAATTATGAGGAGCTGGAACAGCAATATCATAATGTTAAAAAAGAGATGGGTAATTATGTTGATCTTACAGTCGATGAATTGATGCAGGAGTTACAGGTATATGTGAACTCCCGGGTGAACAAATTTTCACAGGTTCAATTGATCGTGGCTCACGTTGATCCATTTCAGAAAACAGCAACACATAAAATAAAACGATTTTTATACTATTAG